Proteins found in one Aquibium microcysteis genomic segment:
- a CDS encoding MFS transporter — protein MKERWIVAYCGVLMSISSFSVDITLPSFPAMVGDLGTRFELVQWTITSYMIGAGIGQLFWGSASDRFGRRPVLASGLGLFLLGCLGAAFASSISLMLACRVLQGLGAAAAIVSSRAIIRDRFAGEDLARNLALATAIFAVGPIFAPLLGAGVAALAGWRFIFLGLSVFAAGLLIVLVPLPETLRTRAPDAMRLTVFAQRSRRLLAHPQSRYFVFLSAVVMASMLLILASTPRIYEHAFGLSGTTFAVYFAFHGLGIVLGQAANRRLIRSVGIVNAMILANLVLVASVALMLGFIVAGIISAVLMTALITLFATSYLIVYSNAAAMVLDPHGDIAGFTAAFYGFVSQIGSALLVSALVVLTGDSVAGFATALLAICLVSLAALLAWRPRG, from the coding sequence GTGAAGGAGCGCTGGATCGTCGCCTATTGCGGCGTGCTGATGTCGATCTCGTCCTTCTCGGTCGACATCACGCTGCCCTCCTTTCCTGCCATGGTGGGCGACCTCGGTACGCGGTTCGAGCTCGTGCAGTGGACGATCACGTCCTACATGATCGGCGCCGGCATCGGCCAGCTGTTCTGGGGATCGGCGTCCGACCGGTTCGGCAGGCGGCCGGTGCTCGCTTCCGGACTGGGGCTCTTCCTGCTCGGCTGTCTCGGCGCAGCCTTCGCCTCTTCGATCAGTCTCATGCTCGCCTGCCGGGTGCTGCAGGGGCTGGGCGCGGCTGCCGCGATCGTGTCGTCGCGCGCCATCATCCGCGACCGCTTCGCGGGCGAGGATCTGGCACGCAACCTCGCGCTTGCGACCGCCATCTTCGCCGTCGGCCCCATCTTCGCGCCGCTGCTCGGCGCCGGCGTCGCGGCGCTCGCCGGCTGGCGCTTCATCTTCCTCGGCCTGTCGGTCTTTGCCGCCGGGCTGCTGATCGTGCTCGTGCCGCTGCCCGAGACCCTGCGAACGCGGGCGCCCGATGCGATGCGGCTCACCGTCTTCGCGCAGCGGTCGCGGCGTCTGCTCGCGCATCCGCAATCGCGCTACTTCGTCTTTCTGTCGGCGGTCGTGATGGCCTCGATGCTGCTCATCCTGGCCTCGACGCCGCGTATCTACGAACATGCCTTCGGGCTGAGCGGGACGACCTTCGCCGTCTATTTCGCGTTCCACGGGCTCGGCATCGTCCTCGGGCAGGCGGCGAACCGCCGGCTGATCCGCAGCGTCGGCATCGTCAACGCGATGATCCTCGCCAATCTGGTCCTCGTTGCCTCGGTGGCGCTGATGCTCGGCTTCATCGTCGCCGGGATCATCAGCGCCGTCCTGATGACGGCGCTGATCACGCTCTTCGCCACCAGCTACCTGATCGTCTATTCCAACGCGGCCGCCATGGTGCTCGACCCTCATGGCGACATCGCCGGCTTCACCGCCGCCTTCTACGGCTTCGTCAGCCAGATCGGCTCGGCGCTGCTCGTCTCGGCTCTGGTGGTGCTGACGGGCGACAGCGTGGCGGGCTTCGCCACGGCGCTGCTGGCGATCTGCCTCGTCAGCCTGGCTGCCCTGCTGGCCTGGCGTCCGCGGGGCTGA
- a CDS encoding 3-carboxy-cis,cis-muconate cycloisomerase, producing MSASPFEHPFLSGLLGDADMAPFFSVEADVGAMLAFETALARAEAAEGIVPAAAAHRIIDALAGFEPDLAALQAGVARDGVVIPDLVRQLRAAVGDEAAGFVHLGATSQDVIDTGLALRLKPALALLGRRLDAVVGALDALQARDGAIEVMGHTRMQAAIPVPAARKIASWRDPLARHRTRLDAVAAGVAILHFGGAAGTLEKLGDKAGAVTRRLADLLDLAPVDRPRHSERDGVAELASWLSFVTGSLGKMGQDVALAAQSEVGEIRLSGGGGSSAMPHKVNPVGAETLVTLARFNATLLSGMHQSLVHENERSGAAWTLEWMLLPQMVMAASTALRHARALVGQVAFRPLENGAVGAPARDARS from the coding sequence ATGTCCGCATCGCCCTTCGAGCACCCATTCCTCAGCGGTCTGCTGGGCGATGCGGACATGGCGCCGTTCTTCTCCGTCGAGGCGGACGTCGGCGCGATGCTCGCCTTCGAGACGGCGCTCGCCAGGGCTGAAGCTGCCGAAGGCATCGTCCCCGCCGCGGCCGCGCACCGCATCATCGATGCGCTCGCGGGCTTCGAGCCCGACCTTGCGGCGCTCCAGGCCGGCGTCGCCCGCGACGGCGTGGTCATTCCCGACCTCGTGCGCCAGCTCCGGGCGGCGGTCGGCGACGAGGCGGCCGGCTTCGTCCATCTCGGCGCGACAAGTCAGGACGTCATCGACACCGGCCTCGCGCTGCGCCTGAAACCGGCGCTCGCCCTCCTGGGCCGCCGTCTCGACGCCGTCGTCGGTGCGCTCGACGCGCTGCAGGCGCGGGACGGCGCGATCGAGGTGATGGGTCACACCCGCATGCAGGCGGCGATCCCGGTGCCCGCGGCGCGCAAGATCGCGAGCTGGCGCGATCCGCTCGCCCGCCACCGCACGCGGCTCGATGCCGTCGCGGCCGGCGTCGCCATCCTGCATTTCGGCGGCGCGGCCGGAACGCTGGAAAAACTCGGCGACAAGGCCGGGGCCGTGACACGGCGGCTCGCGGATCTGCTCGACCTTGCCCCCGTCGACCGCCCACGCCACAGCGAGCGGGACGGCGTCGCGGAACTGGCGTCCTGGCTGTCGTTCGTCACCGGAAGTCTCGGCAAGATGGGCCAGGACGTCGCGCTCGCCGCGCAGAGCGAGGTGGGCGAGATCAGGCTGTCGGGCGGCGGCGGCTCGTCGGCGATGCCGCACAAGGTCAATCCGGTCGGCGCCGAGACGCTGGTCACGCTGGCGCGCTTCAACGCGACGCTGCTTTCGGGCATGCACCAGTCGCTGGTGCATGAGAACGAGCGTTCGGGTGCGGCCTGGACGCTGGAATGGATGCTGCTGCCGCAGATGGTGATGGCCGCGTCCACCGCGTTGCGGCATGCCCGGGCGCTGGTCGGGCAAGTCGCGTTCAGGCCCTTGGAGAACGGCGCCGTCGGTGCGCCCGCCAGGGACGCCCGCTCGTGA
- the pcaG gene encoding protocatechuate 3,4-dioxygenase subunit alpha, producing the protein MQSLGRLKETASQTAGPYVHIGLTPNFCDIGGVYPEDLGIRMVNDKTKGERITVKARVIDGSGTPLRDSLIEIWQADADGLYNSPSEMRGSADPNFTGWGRCAADMDSGEFVFHTIKPGRVPFRDGRPMAPHITFWIVARGINLGLHTRMYFGDEVEANAQDPILQRVEHKVRVPTLIAPRDGDVYTFDIHLQGDRETIFFDI; encoded by the coding sequence ATGCAATCGCTCGGCCGCCTCAAGGAAACCGCCTCGCAGACCGCGGGACCCTATGTCCACATCGGCCTGACGCCGAACTTCTGCGACATCGGCGGCGTCTATCCGGAGGACCTCGGCATCCGGATGGTCAACGACAAGACCAAGGGCGAGCGCATCACGGTCAAGGCACGCGTCATCGACGGTTCCGGCACGCCGCTGCGCGATTCGCTGATCGAGATCTGGCAGGCCGATGCCGACGGGCTCTACAATTCGCCGTCCGAGATGCGCGGCTCGGCGGATCCCAACTTCACCGGCTGGGGGCGCTGCGCGGCCGACATGGACAGCGGCGAGTTCGTCTTCCACACGATCAAGCCCGGCCGCGTGCCGTTCCGCGACGGCCGGCCGATGGCGCCGCACATCACCTTCTGGATCGTCGCGCGCGGCATCAACCTCGGCCTGCACACGCGCATGTATTTCGGCGACGAGGTGGAGGCGAACGCGCAGGATCCGATCCTGCAGCGGGTGGAGCACAAGGTGCGCGTGCCGACCCTGATCGCCCCGCGCGACGGCGACGTCTACACCTTCGACATCCACCTGCAGGGTGACCGCGAAACCATCTTCTTCGACATCTGA
- a CDS encoding type II toxin-antitoxin system RelE family toxin, translated as MAWTIELSDTAKKSLRKLDRQVSKRIAEFLRGRVALLDNPRTLGKALHASLENYWSYRVGDYRLVCEIRDKTLVVLVVEIGHRSDIYR; from the coding sequence TTGGCCTGGACGATTGAGCTTTCCGATACGGCGAAGAAGTCGCTGCGCAAGCTCGACCGTCAGGTCTCGAAGCGGATAGCGGAGTTTCTGCGCGGCCGTGTAGCGCTGCTCGACAATCCCCGTACCCTGGGGAAGGCGCTTCACGCGTCGCTCGAAAACTACTGGTCCTATCGCGTGGGCGACTATCGCCTCGTCTGCGAGATCAGGGACAAGACACTCGTCGTCCTGGTGGTCGAGATCGGCCACCGATCGGACATCTATCGCTAG
- the relB gene encoding ribbon-helix-helix protein, CopG family, protein MPTSIRLEPEIEARLDALAARTGRTKAYYLRQLITEGLDDLEDYYTAVEVSERIRRGEERTYPLEEVIRDLGLDD, encoded by the coding sequence ATGCCGACCTCGATCCGCCTCGAACCCGAAATCGAAGCCCGCCTGGATGCCCTCGCCGCCCGCACCGGACGGACAAAGGCCTATTATCTGCGGCAGCTGATCACCGAAGGGCTCGACGACCTGGAAGACTACTACACCGCGGTCGAGGTTTCGGAACGCATCCGCCGCGGCGAGGAGAGGACCTATCCACTCGAAGAAGTGATCCGCGACCTTGGCCTGGACGATTGA
- the pcaH gene encoding protocatechuate 3,4-dioxygenase subunit beta produces MTASNGLSNQKPETGSFFQRDREWHPPAFTPQYKTSVLRSPQRALMSLDNTISEITGPTFGHNIIGELDNDLILNFARPGESAIGERIIVYGRVLDERGRGVPNVLVEFWQANAGGRYRHKKDGYLAPLDPNFGGCGRTITGEDGSYSFRTIKPGPYPWPNGVNDWRPRHIHFSVFGNGFAQRLITQMYFEGDPLIWKCPIVSTIPSREAIESLIAPLDMEYTIPMDAMAYKFDLVLRGRRSTMFENRVEGN; encoded by the coding sequence ATGACCGCAAGCAACGGCTTGTCCAACCAGAAGCCCGAGACGGGCTCGTTCTTCCAGCGCGACCGCGAGTGGCATCCGCCGGCATTCACGCCGCAGTACAAGACCTCGGTGCTGCGCTCGCCGCAGCGGGCGCTGATGTCGCTCGACAACACCATCAGCGAGATCACGGGACCGACCTTCGGCCACAACATTATCGGCGAGCTGGACAACGACCTGATCCTGAACTTCGCCAGGCCGGGCGAGAGCGCCATCGGCGAGCGCATCATCGTCTACGGGCGCGTGCTCGACGAGCGCGGCAGGGGCGTGCCGAACGTGCTGGTGGAGTTCTGGCAGGCCAATGCGGGCGGCCGCTACCGCCACAAGAAGGACGGCTATCTCGCGCCGCTCGACCCGAATTTCGGCGGCTGCGGCCGGACCATCACCGGCGAGGACGGCTCCTACTCGTTCCGCACCATCAAGCCGGGTCCCTATCCCTGGCCGAACGGCGTCAACGACTGGCGGCCGCGCCACATCCATTTCTCGGTCTTCGGCAACGGCTTCGCGCAGCGCCTGATCACGCAGATGTATTTCGAGGGCGACCCGCTGATCTGGAAGTGCCCGATCGTGTCGACCATCCCCAGCCGCGAGGCGATCGAGAGCCTGATCGCGCCGCTGGACATGGAGTACACGATCCCGATGGACGCCATGGCCTACAAGTTCGACCTCGTGCTGCGCGGCCGCCGCTCGACGATGTTCGAGAACCGCGTGGAAGGGAATTGA
- the pcaC gene encoding 4-carboxymuconolactone decarboxylase: MATRRSVLGNDHVDRAQAKKTAFDEPFQDLITEAAWGHVWSRPHWTKRERSMVTLALLAALGHHDEVAMHVRATANTGATPDDIREAMLHVAIYAGVPAANHAIKIVKQTLAEMEEAST; this comes from the coding sequence ATGGCGACTCGCCGCAGCGTGCTGGGCAACGACCATGTCGACCGGGCGCAGGCGAAGAAGACTGCCTTCGACGAACCGTTCCAGGACCTCATCACGGAAGCGGCCTGGGGCCACGTCTGGTCGCGGCCGCACTGGACTAAGCGCGAGCGCTCGATGGTGACGCTCGCCCTGCTGGCAGCCCTCGGCCACCATGACGAGGTCGCGATGCATGTGCGGGCTACCGCCAACACCGGCGCGACGCCGGACGACATCCGCGAGGCGATGCTGCACGTCGCCATCTATGCCGGCGTCCCCGCCGCCAACCACGCGATCAAGATCGTGAAACAGACCCTTGCCGAGATGGAGGAGGCCAGCACATGA
- the pcaQ gene encoding pca operon transcription factor PcaQ, producing MHVKTRHLTTFLEVARHGSVGRAAETLHVSQPAVTRTLRELEEELGCALVERDGRGIRLTAAGREFRRHAGASLAALRKGVDAVRRVGADESPPLRIGALPTVSARIMPTAVRALLQASDVRLKIVTGENAVLLDQLTRGDLDVVVGRLAAPERMLGLTFEHLYSEQVVFVVRRGHPLLEAPSFAFPDLRGYPVVMPTRSAVIRPFVDRLLVAHGLADLRARIESVSDSFGRAFLRETDAIWIISEGVVANEIAAGTLARLPIDTSETRGAVGITLRADRDPSPALDRFTRVLREVAAGERDSPRSDGQYGRPT from the coding sequence ATGCACGTCAAGACCCGCCACCTGACGACCTTCCTGGAAGTGGCCCGGCATGGCAGCGTCGGCCGTGCAGCCGAGACGCTGCACGTCTCGCAGCCGGCGGTGACCCGGACGCTGCGCGAGCTGGAAGAGGAACTGGGCTGCGCCCTGGTCGAGCGCGACGGGCGCGGCATCCGGCTGACGGCGGCGGGCCGGGAGTTCCGACGCCACGCGGGCGCGAGCCTCGCCGCGCTGCGCAAGGGCGTCGACGCGGTCCGCCGCGTCGGCGCCGACGAGAGCCCGCCGCTGCGCATCGGCGCGCTTCCGACCGTTTCGGCGCGGATCATGCCGACAGCGGTGCGCGCGCTGCTGCAGGCGAGCGACGTCCGGCTGAAGATCGTCACCGGCGAGAACGCGGTCCTGCTCGACCAGCTCACCCGCGGCGATCTCGACGTCGTCGTCGGCCGGCTGGCGGCGCCGGAGCGGATGCTGGGGCTGACCTTCGAGCACCTCTATTCGGAACAGGTGGTCTTCGTCGTGCGGCGCGGCCACCCGCTGCTCGAAGCGCCGAGCTTCGCCTTCCCGGACCTGCGCGGATATCCGGTGGTGATGCCGACGCGGTCGGCCGTCATCCGCCCCTTCGTCGACCGGCTGCTGGTCGCGCACGGGCTGGCCGACCTGCGCGCCCGCATCGAAAGCGTCTCCGACAGCTTCGGCCGCGCCTTCCTGCGCGAGACCGACGCGATCTGGATCATCTCGGAGGGGGTGGTGGCCAACGAGATCGCGGCGGGCACCCTCGCCCGACTGCCGATCGACACGTCCGAGACGCGCGGCGCCGTCGGGATAACGCTGCGGGCCGACCGCGACCCCTCCCCGGCCCTCGACCGCTTCACCCGTGTGCTGCGCGAGGTCGCGGCCGGCGAGCGGGACTCGCCGCGCAGCGACGGTCAGTACGGCAGACCGACATAG
- the pobA gene encoding 4-hydroxybenzoate 3-monooxygenase produces the protein MRTQVVIIGSGPSGLLLGQLLSNAGIDNVILERSTRDYVLSRIRAGVLEEGTCAMLEEAGAAQRMRAEGLPHDGFDLTFGGQRHRIDLFGLTGGKRVMVYGQTEVTRDLMDLRERTGGRTVYEAADVALHDFDRDTPFVTYRKDDVEHRIDCDFIAGCDGFHGASRKAAPAALLKVYEKIYPFGWLGIIAEVPPVNHELIYANHPRGFALCSMRSHTRSRYYVQVPLDDKVENWCDDRFWDEIRRRLTPDAAETMVTGPSIEKSIAPLRSFVAEPLRFGRMFLVGDAGHIVPPTGAKGLNLAASDVRYLFDALREFYAEKSMAGIDGYSARALRRIWKAERFSWWMTSLMHRFPDDGEFGQKIQEAELDYTVNSRAASMALAENYVGLPY, from the coding sequence ATGCGCACCCAGGTCGTCATCATCGGGTCCGGGCCGTCCGGCCTGCTGCTCGGTCAGCTGCTCTCCAACGCCGGCATCGACAACGTCATCCTCGAGCGATCGACCCGGGACTACGTCCTGTCGCGCATCCGCGCCGGAGTGCTGGAGGAGGGCACCTGTGCCATGCTCGAGGAAGCCGGCGCGGCGCAGCGCATGCGGGCCGAGGGCCTGCCGCATGACGGCTTCGACCTGACCTTCGGCGGGCAGCGTCACCGGATCGACCTTTTCGGCCTGACCGGCGGCAAGCGCGTGATGGTCTACGGACAGACCGAGGTGACGCGCGACCTGATGGACCTGCGCGAGCGGACCGGCGGCAGGACCGTCTACGAGGCGGCCGACGTCGCACTGCATGATTTCGATCGCGACACGCCCTTCGTCACCTACCGGAAGGACGACGTGGAGCACCGGATCGACTGCGACTTCATCGCCGGCTGCGACGGCTTCCACGGCGCGTCGCGCAAGGCCGCTCCGGCCGCGCTGCTCAAGGTCTACGAAAAGATCTATCCCTTCGGCTGGCTGGGCATCATCGCCGAGGTTCCGCCGGTCAACCACGAGCTCATCTATGCCAACCATCCGCGCGGATTCGCGCTGTGCTCGATGCGCTCGCATACCCGCAGCCGCTACTACGTCCAGGTGCCGCTCGACGACAAGGTCGAGAACTGGTGCGACGATCGGTTCTGGGACGAAATCCGCCGCCGCCTGACGCCGGATGCCGCGGAGACGATGGTCACCGGTCCCTCGATCGAGAAGTCGATCGCGCCGCTGCGCTCCTTCGTGGCCGAGCCGCTGCGCTTCGGCCGCATGTTCCTCGTCGGCGACGCCGGCCACATCGTGCCGCCGACCGGGGCCAAGGGTTTGAACCTCGCCGCCAGCGACGTGCGCTACCTGTTCGACGCGCTGCGGGAGTTCTATGCAGAGAAGTCCATGGCCGGGATCGATGGCTATTCTGCCAGAGCGCTGCGCCGCATCTGGAAGGCGGAACGCTTTTCGTGGTGGATGACGTCGCTGATGCACCGGTTTCCCGACGACGGCGAGTTCGGCCAGAAGATCCAGGAGGCGGAACTCGACTACACGGTCAATTCGCGCGCGGCGTCGATGGCGCTGGCCGAGAACTATGTCGGTCTGCCGTACTGA
- a CDS encoding helix-turn-helix domain-containing protein: MDASRNLLHDPNISGIVPPMNRYVPTYQLYGEEIEREGRFWLHCETIPERSRLHDWEIRPHRHDAFFQMLHISDGTGDVLVGDAYRGFGADTVIFIPPGVVHGFRFSRDIGGLVVTVLRERLDLPAGASPHLAAFAAEPRIVADAEARARLAVDSLHRIAAEIAGHGIGRMMLAEALVTAALIDLARACGARADPAPDPQSRDQQRLERLASLINAHFRQHRPAAFYAERIGISPAHLNRIARARTGRSLQDLIAARLLDEARRSLVFTFLPAQAIAHDLGFSDPAYFSRFFSRHTGESPSAYRARERARLRL, translated from the coding sequence ATGGACGCTTCGCGCAATCTCTTGCACGATCCGAACATCTCCGGCATCGTGCCGCCGATGAACCGCTACGTTCCGACCTATCAGCTCTACGGCGAGGAGATCGAGCGGGAAGGCCGTTTCTGGCTGCACTGCGAGACGATTCCCGAGCGCAGCCGCCTGCACGACTGGGAAATCCGGCCGCACCGGCACGACGCCTTCTTCCAGATGTTGCACATTTCGGACGGAACCGGAGACGTCCTGGTGGGCGACGCCTATCGCGGCTTCGGTGCCGACACGGTAATCTTCATCCCGCCCGGCGTGGTTCATGGCTTCCGGTTCTCGCGCGACATCGGCGGGCTCGTCGTCACGGTCCTGCGCGAGCGGCTCGACCTGCCGGCCGGGGCGAGCCCGCATCTGGCGGCCTTCGCGGCCGAACCGCGGATCGTCGCGGACGCCGAGGCGCGCGCGCGGCTGGCGGTCGATTCGCTCCACCGCATCGCCGCAGAGATCGCCGGTCACGGCATCGGCCGCATGATGCTCGCCGAGGCTCTGGTGACGGCGGCGCTGATCGACCTCGCCCGGGCGTGCGGCGCACGCGCCGACCCGGCTCCGGATCCGCAGAGCCGCGACCAGCAGCGCCTCGAACGGCTGGCCTCGCTGATCAACGCGCATTTTCGACAACACCGGCCTGCCGCCTTCTATGCCGAGCGGATCGGCATCTCGCCGGCTCATCTCAACCGCATCGCCCGGGCGCGCACCGGCCGCAGCCTGCAGGACCTGATCGCGGCACGCCTGCTGGACGAAGCGCGCCGCAGCCTCGTCTTCACCTTCCTGCCGGCTCAGGCGATCGCGCACGACCTCGGCTTTTCCGATCCGGCCTATTTCAGCCGTTTCTTCTCCCGGCACACGGGCGAGAGCCCGTCGGCCTACCGCGCGCGGGAACGGGCGCGGCTGAGGTTGTGA
- a CDS encoding fatty acid desaturase, protein MTAILADAPEQQSRKPSWSLLLAKYREPSALRSWFEIAVTAIPFVGLWALAAVAVLDGHWWGLVLTIPAAGLLVRLFILQHDCGHGTLFAQRGLNDWTGRILGVFTLTPYDYWRRTHAVHHASAGNLDRRGIGDVDTLTVREYQALSRFGRLRYRLYRHPVVMFGLGPAWLFLCQYRLPIGLMRAGAQPWVSTIATNLAIAVPVAAMIWLVGLVPFLVVQVPITLMAATAGVWLFYVQHQFEETHWSEEGEWSFQHAALHGSSHYDLPPVLRWFTGNIGIHHVHHLAAKIPFYRLPEVLRDHPELRDMGRITLLDSLKCVRLVLWDEKARRLVSFRDARGLAIA, encoded by the coding sequence GTGACTGCAATCCTTGCCGACGCCCCCGAACAGCAGAGCAGAAAGCCGTCCTGGAGCCTGCTCCTGGCGAAGTATCGCGAGCCGAGCGCATTGCGCAGCTGGTTCGAAATCGCGGTGACGGCCATCCCTTTTGTCGGGCTTTGGGCGCTCGCGGCTGTCGCGGTGCTCGACGGCCACTGGTGGGGCCTGGTTCTGACCATTCCCGCCGCCGGCCTCCTGGTGCGGCTGTTCATCCTGCAGCATGATTGCGGCCATGGAACGCTGTTTGCGCAGCGCGGCCTCAACGACTGGACCGGGCGAATCCTCGGCGTCTTCACCCTGACGCCCTATGATTACTGGCGCCGCACCCACGCCGTGCATCATGCGTCGGCCGGCAATCTCGACCGGCGCGGCATCGGCGACGTCGACACGCTGACGGTGCGGGAATATCAGGCGCTGTCCCGGTTCGGGCGCTTGCGCTACCGCCTCTACCGCCACCCGGTGGTGATGTTCGGTCTCGGCCCGGCCTGGCTGTTCCTGTGCCAGTACCGTCTGCCCATCGGCCTGATGCGCGCCGGCGCGCAGCCCTGGGTCTCGACCATCGCCACCAATCTCGCCATCGCCGTTCCGGTCGCGGCGATGATCTGGCTGGTCGGCCTGGTTCCGTTCCTCGTGGTGCAGGTGCCGATCACGCTGATGGCGGCGACGGCGGGCGTGTGGCTGTTCTACGTCCAGCACCAGTTCGAGGAAACGCACTGGTCGGAGGAGGGCGAGTGGAGCTTCCAGCACGCGGCCCTGCACGGCAGTTCGCATTATGATCTCCCGCCGGTGCTGCGCTGGTTCACCGGCAACATCGGCATCCACCACGTCCACCACCTCGCGGCGAAGATCCCGTTCTACCGCCTGCCCGAAGTGCTCCGCGACCATCCCGAACTGCGCGACATGGGCCGGATCACGCTGCTCGATAGCCTGAAATGCGTCCGGCTCGTTCTGTGGGACGAGAAGGCGCGGCGCCTTGTGTCGTTCAGGGACGCGCGCGGGCTCGCCATCGCGTGA
- a CDS encoding cold-shock protein — translation MTIGTVKFFNATKGFGFIQPEDGAQDVFVHISAVERAGMRTIVEGQKLSFEVVRDKRSGKNAAENLQAA, via the coding sequence ATGACCATTGGCACCGTAAAGTTCTTCAACGCCACCAAGGGCTTCGGCTTCATCCAGCCCGAGGACGGCGCTCAGGACGTGTTCGTCCATATCTCCGCCGTCGAGCGTGCCGGCATGCGCACGATCGTGGAAGGCCAGAAGCTCAGCTTCGAAGTCGTCCGCGACAAGCGCTCGGGCAAGAACGCCGCGGAAAATCTCCAGGCGGCATAA
- a CDS encoding ABC transporter substrate-binding protein: MKKTIVSMLAGALSLAASHMAMAADAVTLQLKWVTQAQFAGYFVAKEKGFYEEENLDVTIKPGGPDIAPEQVIAGGGADVIVTWMAAALAARDKGVNLVNIAQPFKKAGMQLVCPADGPVKTEADFKGHTLGVWFFGNEYPFYAWMNKLGLSTEGGADGVTVLKQSFDVQPLIQKQADCISVMTYNEYWQLIDAGYKPEDLIVFNYSAMGNDLLEDGLYVLQDKLADPAFEDKMVRFVRASMKGWKYAAENPDEAGEIVVDNGGQDENHQKRMMGEVAKLIDNADGKLIVDAYERTAKALLDQKIISKPAEGAYTTAITDKAIQ; this comes from the coding sequence ATGAAGAAGACGATCGTTTCCATGCTGGCCGGCGCGCTGTCGCTTGCCGCTTCGCACATGGCCATGGCCGCCGACGCGGTGACGCTGCAGCTGAAGTGGGTGACGCAGGCGCAGTTCGCCGGCTATTTCGTCGCGAAGGAGAAGGGCTTCTACGAGGAGGAGAACCTCGACGTGACGATCAAGCCGGGCGGTCCCGACATCGCGCCCGAGCAGGTGATCGCCGGCGGCGGCGCCGACGTGATCGTGACCTGGATGGCGGCGGCGCTCGCCGCGCGCGACAAGGGCGTGAACCTCGTCAACATCGCCCAGCCCTTCAAGAAGGCCGGCATGCAGCTCGTCTGTCCCGCCGACGGGCCGGTGAAGACCGAGGCCGACTTCAAGGGCCATACGCTCGGCGTCTGGTTCTTCGGCAACGAATATCCGTTCTACGCCTGGATGAACAAGCTCGGCCTGTCGACCGAAGGCGGCGCCGACGGCGTCACCGTGCTGAAGCAGAGCTTCGACGTGCAGCCGCTGATCCAGAAGCAGGCCGACTGCATCTCGGTCATGACCTACAACGAGTACTGGCAGCTGATCGACGCCGGGTACAAGCCGGAAGACCTGATCGTGTTCAACTACTCGGCCATGGGCAACGACCTGCTCGAGGACGGCCTCTACGTCCTGCAGGACAAGCTCGCCGACCCGGCCTTCGAGGACAAGATGGTCCGCTTCGTGCGCGCCTCCATGAAGGGCTGGAAATACGCCGCCGAAAACCCCGACGAAGCCGGCGAGATCGTGGTCGACAATGGCGGCCAGGACGAGAATCACCAGAAGCGCATGATGGGCGAGGTCGCCAAGCTCATCGACAATGCCGACGGCAAGCTGATCGTCGATGCCTACGAGCGCACCGCCAAGGCGCTCCTCGACCAGAAGATCATCTCCAAGCCGGCCGAAGGCGCCTACACCACCGCCATCACCGACAAGGCGATCCAGTAG